The window gtatgtatgtatatgtttgTATTTACCACTATTTTGGGAGTGAGAGGATCATATCCTGAGCCACCTGAGGCAAAACTTACACCAGTAAGCAAGTCGTGAATCTTCAGATTTGGATCCAGATAAGCTGGCAATATCTTCTTTACTCCAACTGATTCAgctgaaaaaaattgtgaacGGTTACTCTTTTTTTACAGTTTGGTTGAGCCAgtagtaaaaagtaaaaaaacaatGACAGTACTTGGATTTACCTATCAAGTCTGAGGGGACTCTGCCATTGCTAAATCTTCCGGTAGGTCTTTGTCCTACAAAGTCCCTCCCATATGGTGGGAAATTACATTTGACTACAGTGCTAATATTGTTGTTGTTTCCAGAATCCACTACTGAATCTCCGAAAACAATCACTGCAGGAATCTTTTCATTGTTCGGTAGTTTTACAGCAGCCACATTGTGGTAGAAGAATAAAACTATAACGatcagaaatttttttttttgagaaaattccgATGACGAGGGAAGAAGTTTTTGGGAGAGAAACTTCATTGTATTTTTAGTGgatggaaaattgaaaatacaCACTGGAATGTGCATGTTCAAGTTTTCATAGGTGCTTTTAAATAATTGGCTCAAAAGTTGtcctttttaagttttagtAGTTGTTAGATAGCGTTTGGTTTAATCAATGTAGTTCGAAATTTACCTAAGCCCTAAGGGGACATATTAATAAGGTGAGTTAGATAATAACTCCAGTCAATATAGTTGTTTCATCATCTGATGCAAGATGAAAAATTTCCTCTAGGTACTGCAATACCAACCAGGGAATTCGAAAGTGATATCccgagaaatatcactagaatAATAGCTAGTTAGTTCAATAATTCTTTGGTGTTGAGAAAGGCGTCTTctgcaaaaaaaatattcaaggCTGCTGTGCCTACATAAATCAGAACAAGAAAAATGGTGTTGCTTGTTTTTCCTATTTCCCTTCAATTGTGCTAAGAAATCATCTAATTCACCTTGATAATGTTGCATCATGTATTTGATTTGGTAATTAGTGCTGTAGGGGATGttattaaatatatcaactgcTTAATCACTTTTTAAAACAGTAAATATCCAACTGCATTTCTCCATCAGCGCTTAGTGTTGCACTGTTTTGCATCCATCTGTATGTTTTCAAAAGGTGCTAATTAATAATGTATCTTAGGTTGTTGAACAAAGTTCAATAATTATAGGGCAAGTGTGTGATTTGTTTACATATTCGAATCCCCCTTTTTGTTTAGGGGTTGATTCTGAAGCGCATAGTAGTTCTAAGCTGGATAATGAACGCAAAGATTGTGAAgacgttatttttttttttatcaaggaGAGTTTTTATGCTATCCGTAGCAAGGGAACAGATTTAGGGGTTGAATCTGCCTGAATGTGATGATAAAGGTTGCGCCAAAAAGTGGCAGCAATTTGTAACAAATAGAAACTCAAACTTCTGAGAGAGAAATACACCAAAATTGGCTTGGAAATTTATTGATTGCTGATACTTGAAAGAAAGAGCGGCTTCAGAAGAATTTATGAACTTGCAAATCGAGAACCATAGGGGTGATAATTTCATATCCCTTCTCTGAAGGACGGTAGCTGTCCCAAAATATGTTTTTCAATCAGGTTCCCGGAGAGTAACGTGTACACAGAATACTAACCTCAGAGTTCCTGTCCCACAGCATCCTTGATTCGTCACTTCAAATCCTGAATTCATATATAAAATCATTGTCTCAACATTATGATTAATTCCGAGACTATGACGATTTCTAAAAATGTGAATTTAGACTATTGATCTTGTTGATTCATATTCAGAATGTTCAAGACTATGACGAAAGGCTGGCCTCCTTCATGTAGCATCTGAAATTAGCAGCCAGCCTTTCGTCCTCTAAAGAGAGAAGGAAACATGTAGCAACAAAGAAGCTTACCTCCTTCATGGATGATGGTGAGTATTCctgattgaaatttttttttttggcactcTCCAAATTAGGCAATATTTTACCGAGAAAAATGGGGCCGAATAGAAAAGAATTAAGTCACATGATCACGTCTATCAAATAAACTAGAGACTCAAAAGGCCTGAACTCGAACCAAAGTTAGGGCAAATCAGGCAGATTTTGGCTCCAACACCTCTACATCTCGATTATTTCCTGTGGTTGTGGTGGTTCGTCGTGGAACATTAAGTCTTGACCCTAAAACGGGCAAAAGAGTTTCTAAGCTAGATCCTTAACGAATGATTATGAAGATGTTACTTATAAGCCAACCGAGGCAACACTTACACCGGTAAGTAGGTCTCGAACCTTCAGACTTGGATCCAGATAAGCTGGCAAAATCTTCTTCACTCCGACTGATTCAGGTAAAAATTCGTAAAGAATTAACCCCCTCCTCGTAAATTAGGATAGTTTTTAGCGCATTATAAAAAGTACGGAAAAACAACAGTAGTGTGAATGCATAAATGTCTCGCTACTCAGAAAAAGTACTTAAAAATTTGTTAGTGTTAGATCACCTATCAATTCTGACTGTGTGAGGGAACTCTGACATTGCTAAACCTTCCAGTAGGTCTTTTTCCTACAAAGTCCCTCCCATAAGTTGGGAAAGTGCATTTGACTACAGTGCCAATGTTGTTGCTTCCAGGATCAACTATTGAATGTCCGAAAACAATCACTGCCAGAATCTTTTCGTTGTTCAGCAGTTCTACAGCAGCAGCATTGCGGTAGAAGAACAAAACTATAACAACTGAAATAAATTTGAGAGACGATTTAGATGAAGGAAGAAGTTTTTGGGAGAGAGTACATTATGTAAATACACTGTATGTTCAAGTTTTGATGAGTCTGTTTAAGCATTTGCATAAGTGAGGGGTAGGGTAAGTTAAATATCAGCTTCAGTCAATAATTGTCACGTCAACTGAATGCAAAATCTCGATAAATTTCACTAGAATATTAACAAATTGACGCTCAAATTTCTGAAAGAAAATACACcaaaactaaaaggaaattTATTGATTGCCGACacttgaaagagagagagagagagagagagagattcctCAGAAGAATTTATGAACTTGCGAATCGAAAACCAGAGGGATTATTACTTCATATCCCTTCTCTGAAGGATGGTAGCTGTCCCAGAATATGTATTTTGATGAATCGTTGCAGGTTCCCGGAGAGTAACGAGTACACAGAATGCTAACCTCAATATTTCCTGTTCCACAACATCCTTGATCCATTACTTCAAATCCTGAAGCCACATATAAATCGTTGTATACATCAACATTATGATTAATATGCACTGTGGCATTTGGTTTTCGAGACTATATGATGATAATATAACTTTAAAAAGGTGAAAGTGTTCTCTTGTCAAACTCTGAATTTGCACTACTAATCTGGTCGATTCGTGCCAGAATATGCAGTCATAGATTTATGGTCTGACAGCATAAATGTTTACCTGGTAAGAGAACTTTACCGATAACTTACATATACGAAATTGACCTATTTcaaaaatttaccaaattgaGTAGGGTTTTGGATGAGGGAAAGCACTGTGTTATAGATATCAAGGTAGACAAGCCTTGCTTCTGGAAGCTTCGTATTGAAGGCATCTATTTCGGGCAAGAGCTTGGAGTTGAAGAGGTTTGCTGCTTGGTTGGTAGTCTCTGAGCACCCTCTTTCTCTGCCTCCACCCAGTGTTCTCTGCGACGGCAAACACCCGATTGGCGGCAGATTTACTACTCCGATTCTTCTTGCTCCCAGTTCATATAGTTCCTGCATTcccatttataaaaaaaagtaataagtAATATGTCACACTTCAACCCTATCTGGTACAACTCAGAGCATCCTCTTCATACAATCCCAATTACTTGTAACCCAAGATTGAATAATGAAAGATTCATTTAGGTTACTTGTGGGAACCTCATTCCAATAGTGATGATATTCATGTGTGAGCTCATCTATGGAAATTGGGATACCGACATTATGCGGCAGACGGACAATTGTTGCTCTTCTATGGTGGCTAGTTCTAATGAAAGCTGTGTTATTTTGTTCGAGCGATATTCTAGTCTTATCTAATTATGGGAAGCGGATTCAAACTAGGGTGCAGGAGGAGCAGACTGCTCTAACAAACTTGGCTATGTCTAGCTAGGTCTGAAATGTGGATGGATCTTAAGTGTATGGCTATAATAGTGGTAATGAATTGGCACCaaaccatttatttttttttagcgCTGACATTGGCGAATTGCAATTGATCGATGTTTACCTGAAAGAAACTTGAAGCTGATTCAACCATGAGATCGGTATATGCTGAAATGTCATACCGAGGTCTCCTCAGTGGTGTAAAATAATAGGTATGCGCAATGTCGTCGCTTCCTGTGCACACAATGTATATGCTTTTCGATACTATAGTTGCAGCGCCCTCCTTTCCGATTGCTACCGTAATCTTGCTTATATAATTTTTGAACATGTCTATTTGATCTGATAATGATAGGACAGACTAACATAAACAGATCAATAGAAATCAAGGATGTGTATGAAATGTAAACAAAAAGCAAGTCTGACcctaaatattatatatatatatatatatatatatagacatacATACATCGATGTATATGTCTATGTATATGTTTGTATTTACCACTATTTTAGGAGTGAGAGGATCATATCCTGAGCCACCTGAGGCAAAACTTACACCAGTAAGTAAGTCGTGAATCTTCAGATTTGGATCCAGATAAGCTGGCAATATCTTCTTTACTCCAACCGATTCAGCTGAAAAAATTGTGAACGGTTAATCTTTTTTACAGTTTGGTTGAGCCAGtagtaaaaagttaaaaaaacaatGACAGTACTTAGATTTACCTATCATGTCTGAGGGGAC of the Pyrus communis chromosome 1, drPyrComm1.1, whole genome shotgun sequence genome contains:
- the LOC137732537 gene encoding GDSL esterase/lipase EXL3-like, with translation MKFLSQNLLPSSSKFSLKIFPVIIVLIFYNNAAAVKLPNNEKVPAVIVFGDSVVDPGNNNNISTIVKCNFPPYGRDFVGQRPTGRFSNGRVPSDMIAESVGVKKILPAYLDPNLKIHDLLTGVSFASGGSGYDPLTPKIVSVLSLSDQIDMFKNYISKITVAIGKEGAATIVSKSIYIVCTGSDDIAHTYYFTPLRRPRYDISAYTDLMVESASSFFQELYELGARRIGVVNLPPIGCLPSQRTLGGGRERGCSETTNQAANLFNSKLLPEIDAFNTKLPEARLVYLDIYNTVLSLIQNPTQFGFEVMDQGCCGTGNIEVSILCTRYSPGTCNDSSKYIFWDSYHPSEKGYEVIIPLVFDSQVHKFF